A single genomic interval of Planctomycetia bacterium harbors:
- a CDS encoding tetratricopeptide repeat protein encodes MHLTTRTIGRCLGALAAALFFSTFPSPQVQAQKIGDVVAVTHQVDLVSGERVVATIDVGNTVVVGGIEKDKLWVNCLAAGWIDKADVVPLAGAVKHFSARLQENPTDAEALYGRGRAWQAQEKWDSALDDYTAAIAAAPTKTANFAARAAVRTRKRDYEGALADYAEVLRLDPLDHQAYRLRAGVYIEMKKYGEAISDYNVAARLYPNDGALNNDRAWLLATCPTETYRNGAQAVKDATLACELCGWKAHNRLGTLAAAYAESGDFEKAVEYQRKCVALAPTSSRQAQTTRLRLYEAGKPHREFAGLWK; translated from the coding sequence ATGCACCTAACAACCCGCACAATCGGCCGCTGCTTAGGGGCCCTCGCGGCCGCTTTGTTTTTTTCCACATTCCCTTCGCCGCAGGTCCAAGCCCAGAAGATCGGCGACGTCGTTGCCGTCACGCATCAGGTCGACCTCGTCTCGGGCGAGCGTGTCGTGGCGACCATCGACGTCGGCAACACGGTCGTCGTCGGGGGGATCGAGAAAGACAAGCTCTGGGTCAATTGCCTCGCCGCCGGTTGGATCGACAAGGCCGATGTCGTGCCGCTCGCCGGCGCAGTGAAGCACTTCTCCGCACGGCTCCAAGAGAACCCGACCGACGCCGAAGCCCTCTACGGCCGAGGTCGCGCCTGGCAGGCGCAAGAGAAATGGGACAGCGCCCTCGACGACTACACCGCGGCCATCGCCGCCGCTCCGACGAAGACGGCGAACTTCGCGGCCCGCGCCGCAGTGCGCACCCGCAAGCGCGACTACGAAGGAGCCTTGGCCGACTACGCCGAAGTGCTTCGCTTAGACCCACTCGATCATCAAGCCTACCGGCTGCGCGCCGGAGTCTACATCGAGATGAAGAAATACGGCGAAGCGATCTCCGACTACAACGTCGCTGCACGGCTCTACCCCAACGACGGCGCGCTGAACAACGACCGCGCTTGGCTGCTGGCGACGTGCCCCACCGAGACCTATCGCAACGGAGCGCAAGCCGTGAAAGACGCCACCCTAGCTTGCGAGCTCTGCGGCTGGAAAGCCCATAACCGCCTCGGCACTCTGGCCGCGGCGTATGCCGAGTCGGGCGATTTCGAGAAGGCGGTCGAGTATCAACGCAAGTGCGTCGCGCTCGCGCCGACATCGTCGCGCCAAGCCCAAACCACGCGCCTCAGGCTCTACGAAGCAGGCAAGCCGCATCGGGAGTTCGCGGGGCTGTGGAAATAA
- a CDS encoding DUF4129 domain-containing protein: MERFALAAHAPSEVRAKAAEIVARDEYKLEAVKGDATWHLDILSELIYWILKPFRWIFSLTEGLPEALRWVIVIVLGVLLLLITSHIVYSIFQSLDNRKRVASLTDKNAHRRLDPRKLEGLADEAAAQRDFITAVRLLFRAGVLRLEQQENKPHRPGTTNRELLRRYQKQPALGDLLRLFVDMIDRKWYGDEVCTDGDYAACRSAHDDLCRLTRRKPDVHGA; this comes from the coding sequence GTGGAACGATTCGCCCTAGCGGCGCATGCTCCGAGCGAAGTCCGCGCGAAGGCGGCGGAGATCGTCGCTCGCGACGAATACAAGCTCGAAGCGGTGAAGGGGGATGCGACGTGGCACCTCGACATCCTGAGCGAGCTCATCTATTGGATCCTCAAGCCGTTTCGCTGGATCTTCAGCCTCACCGAAGGGCTGCCCGAGGCGCTGCGCTGGGTCATCGTCATCGTGCTCGGCGTGCTGCTGCTGCTGATCACATCGCATATCGTCTATTCGATCTTCCAATCGCTCGACAACCGCAAGCGCGTCGCGAGCCTCACGGATAAAAATGCGCATCGCCGCCTCGACCCGCGCAAGCTCGAAGGGCTCGCCGACGAAGCGGCCGCGCAGCGCGACTTCATCACCGCCGTTCGGCTGTTGTTCCGAGCCGGCGTGTTGCGCCTCGAGCAGCAGGAGAACAAGCCCCATCGCCCTGGCACGACGAACCGCGAGCTGTTGCGACGTTATCAGAAGCAACCTGCGCTCGGAGACCTGCTCCGGCTGTTCGTCGACATGATCGATCGGAAATGGTACGGCGATGAAGTCTGCACCGACGGCGACTACGCCGCTTGCCGCTCTGCGCACGACGATCTCTGCCGCCTGACCCGAAGGAAGCCCGATGTTCACGGTGCGTAG
- a CDS encoding PDZ domain-containing protein, which yields MCSFKSARLLRATTVASLALIFLFPSWAQAQIAIGGISIGAGGGGIGVGVGGPSGIGVGIGGGGIGAGIGGPGGIGVGIGGGGIGAGIGNIGGIGGGIGVGVGPGGIGITPGGIGGVGGIGINSAGVGFGGANIIGRGPDGRLVVRAGALVRERADLGLNLGPSLQVLRSARGVGLLPGFRVGDVVSAIDGQRILTRADIVKALATRSPNEDVLVTLTRAGTTRDVLVRLGNTLASATSPSTLSPGNLVDPALVISPADSVLKVLAGLTVLNGLEIDGVDPTGAAAGAGLQAGDIILSVGGLAVASKDALATALAALQLGKPLDFTVLRGGNPTNVVMQPTNVPNAIVGAAGVNGGTGLHNAVVGDVGAAPGAGLGTVIGKFPGTDNNAAALGTGGGVGALLNNTPVGDGGAGSGVGVGALLGGLPGNKSNDNSAAGAGGGLGTVLNNTPVGNAAAGTGLGAGLLQTDLRTLGTADNITALGTGGGLGAALDNQKLGNASTGLGAGAGALLGNVPTATRPGGGLALGTGAGGGALDKSTPVGDLGLGGGAGAGALLGGLGTPGGNSAKLTGVGTGGGVGAVLNNTPVGNVDAGTGLGVGALLGGFSGNGSPLTPAVGLGDGTGVGLNNSPLGDINARTGVGAGLLLGGFTSGNILGGGSLIGTTADAGGGVLLTGANTPIGNFGVEPTPAVQLALGQGSNPAGVVAGGGGSGYGGGSNGGTSPSRDGATTLGGGGNYGGGGVVVPGGSGNTGGGTSTVGGGGGNSASSGNGGISIPGGSGTGGGTGTGTGPGSTPGNGTGGTPTGDPTTSPNTLIGGTGGNTGGNGAGGIAIPGPNSGNGSGTGGGTGGNTGGNGNTGGGNTLIGGTGGTPSTGPGGNGAGGIVLPGTNANGGNGTGGNTGGGNTTIGGTGGNPTGTGAGGIVIPGGGNGGTPGTPVVIGGGGTTPNGGGTGGIVVPTVTTTPTTPTTPTNPTNPTTPGTTNPGGSGGSGGSLGSSGGAFTSGAQGFGAGYPGFYAASLGLYGEQGPAFLGVMFEDDTLLIAHVCEHGPAEVAGVLKGDKILAIDQQQFANHEEFLAYMGQRTPLELVQMTVMRKDEPVSLAVELGGLLSKDVVYGVDVDGIFSESIKDFSDADLAAQESLGFIAGQEMKLIHVCPTDAAFAAGLRREDKLRSLNGKTFADRAALTTFAKGMKIGDEVTAIVDRDGRQATIIWHFGQISPSAGLHQIAQARPIVVLGKGLEVARVDRGSEAYAAGLRAGDKVSYLNGKKLDSLTDAARVLSGTAPASDQVHLVATRDGDARSILWKVRQPAQ from the coding sequence ATGTGCTCCTTTAAATCTGCGCGTCTCCTCCGCGCCACGACCGTCGCTTCTCTGGCGTTGATATTTCTGTTTCCCAGTTGGGCTCAGGCGCAGATCGCCATCGGCGGCATCAGCATCGGCGCCGGGGGCGGAGGCATCGGGGTCGGCGTCGGCGGGCCTAGCGGCATCGGCGTAGGAATCGGCGGCGGTGGGATCGGAGCCGGCATCGGCGGCCCAGGTGGGATCGGAGTCGGTATCGGCGGCGGTGGGATCGGGGCCGGAATCGGGAACATCGGAGGAATCGGCGGCGGCATCGGAGTCGGGGTCGGGCCCGGCGGGATCGGGATCACTCCGGGAGGAATCGGCGGCGTCGGCGGGATTGGGATCAACTCGGCCGGAGTCGGCTTCGGCGGGGCGAATATCATCGGTCGCGGGCCGGATGGACGCTTGGTAGTTCGCGCCGGTGCGCTAGTACGAGAGCGAGCCGATCTCGGCTTGAATCTCGGCCCGTCGCTCCAAGTGCTCCGCTCCGCTCGGGGCGTCGGCCTGCTGCCGGGCTTCCGCGTCGGCGATGTCGTCAGCGCGATCGACGGTCAACGAATTCTCACCCGGGCCGATATCGTGAAGGCGCTCGCCACACGGAGCCCGAATGAAGATGTGCTCGTAACGCTCACTCGCGCCGGCACGACGCGCGACGTGCTGGTTCGCTTAGGCAACACGCTCGCTTCGGCCACATCGCCGAGCACGCTGAGCCCGGGCAACTTAGTCGATCCGGCGCTTGTGATTTCGCCGGCCGACTCCGTGTTGAAGGTGCTCGCCGGCCTGACGGTGTTGAACGGCCTCGAGATCGACGGCGTCGATCCGACGGGTGCCGCGGCCGGTGCCGGGCTGCAAGCCGGCGATATCATTCTTTCCGTCGGCGGCCTCGCGGTCGCTTCGAAAGACGCCCTCGCCACGGCCTTGGCCGCGTTGCAACTCGGCAAGCCGCTCGACTTCACCGTGCTCCGCGGGGGCAACCCGACGAACGTGGTGATGCAGCCGACGAATGTGCCGAATGCGATCGTCGGCGCGGCCGGCGTGAACGGCGGCACGGGCCTGCACAATGCCGTGGTTGGCGACGTGGGTGCGGCTCCCGGCGCAGGCTTGGGAACCGTGATCGGAAAGTTTCCCGGCACCGATAACAACGCCGCGGCATTGGGAACCGGGGGCGGGGTCGGTGCTTTGTTGAACAACACGCCTGTCGGCGACGGCGGTGCCGGAAGCGGCGTCGGCGTCGGAGCCTTGCTCGGCGGCTTGCCGGGCAACAAATCAAACGACAACTCCGCGGCCGGAGCAGGCGGCGGACTCGGCACGGTCTTGAACAATACGCCCGTCGGCAATGCCGCAGCGGGAACCGGACTCGGCGCAGGCTTGTTGCAAACCGATCTGCGCACGCTCGGCACCGCAGACAACATCACGGCGCTCGGCACCGGCGGCGGCTTAGGCGCGGCACTCGATAACCAGAAGCTCGGCAACGCCAGCACCGGCCTCGGAGCAGGCGCAGGCGCGTTGCTCGGCAACGTGCCGACCGCGACCCGCCCAGGGGGCGGCTTGGCTTTGGGCACGGGTGCGGGCGGTGGTGCGTTGGATAAGAGCACACCGGTCGGCGATCTCGGCCTCGGCGGCGGTGCCGGAGCGGGAGCCTTACTAGGCGGGCTCGGAACCCCGGGTGGAAACAGCGCGAAGCTGACCGGTGTCGGCACCGGCGGCGGAGTGGGTGCGGTACTGAATAACACACCGGTCGGCAATGTCGACGCAGGGACAGGCCTCGGCGTCGGGGCCTTGCTCGGCGGATTCTCGGGCAACGGTTCGCCGTTGACGCCGGCCGTCGGCCTGGGCGATGGCACCGGAGTCGGACTCAATAACTCGCCGCTCGGCGATATCAACGCGCGTACCGGAGTCGGGGCGGGCTTGCTCCTTGGTGGGTTTACCAGCGGCAACATTCTCGGCGGCGGAAGCCTCATCGGCACGACTGCCGATGCCGGGGGCGGAGTGCTCCTCACGGGAGCCAACACACCGATCGGCAACTTCGGCGTCGAGCCGACTCCGGCCGTGCAACTCGCGCTCGGCCAAGGGAGCAATCCGGCCGGTGTCGTGGCCGGAGGGGGCGGTAGCGGATACGGCGGCGGATCGAACGGCGGGACCAGCCCGAGCCGTGACGGAGCGACGACGCTCGGCGGCGGCGGCAACTACGGTGGCGGCGGAGTCGTGGTTCCAGGCGGAAGCGGCAACACGGGTGGCGGAACGTCGACCGTCGGTGGCGGCGGCGGCAACTCGGCCAGCAGCGGCAACGGCGGCATCTCGATCCCGGGCGGCAGCGGAACCGGCGGCGGCACGGGCACGGGCACCGGCCCAGGCTCGACTCCCGGCAACGGCACCGGCGGAACTCCGACCGGCGACCCGACGACGAGCCCGAACACTTTGATCGGCGGAACCGGCGGAAACACGGGCGGGAACGGCGCCGGCGGCATCGCGATCCCAGGCCCGAACAGCGGTAACGGAAGCGGCACGGGAGGCGGCACCGGTGGTAACACCGGCGGCAATGGGAACACCGGCGGCGGCAACACGCTGATCGGCGGAACCGGCGGCACGCCGAGCACCGGCCCTGGCGGCAACGGAGCGGGCGGCATCGTGTTGCCCGGCACGAATGCAAACGGCGGTAACGGCACCGGTGGAAACACGGGGGGCGGTAACACCACGATCGGCGGCACCGGCGGCAACCCGACCGGCACCGGCGCGGGCGGGATCGTCATTCCCGGCGGCGGCAACGGTGGCACGCCAGGGACACCGGTCGTGATCGGCGGCGGCGGGACCACACCCAACGGCGGCGGAACCGGCGGGATCGTCGTTCCGACGGTCACGACGACTCCGACCACGCCGACGACACCAACCAATCCGACGAACCCGACGACGCCAGGCACGACGAACCCGGGCGGCTCCGGTGGGTCCGGCGGTTCGCTCGGCAGCTCGGGGGGCGCGTTCACGAGCGGAGCTCAAGGCTTCGGCGCCGGATATCCCGGCTTCTACGCCGCTTCGCTCGGCCTCTACGGCGAACAAGGTCCGGCGTTCTTAGGGGTGATGTTCGAGGACGACACGCTCTTGATCGCGCATGTTTGCGAGCATGGGCCGGCGGAAGTCGCCGGCGTGCTCAAGGGAGATAAGATCCTCGCGATCGACCAACAGCAGTTCGCCAACCACGAAGAGTTCTTGGCCTACATGGGCCAGCGCACTCCGCTTGAGCTCGTGCAGATGACGGTGATGCGTAAGGACGAACCGGTGAGCTTGGCCGTCGAACTCGGCGGGCTCCTCTCGAAGGACGTCGTCTACGGCGTCGATGTCGATGGAATCTTCTCGGAGTCGATCAAAGATTTCAGCGATGCCGATCTCGCAGCGCAAGAGTCGCTCGGCTTCATCGCCGGGCAAGAGATGAAGCTCATTCACGTCTGCCCGACCGATGCGGCCTTCGCGGCCGGCCTGCGACGCGAAGACAAGCTTCGTTCGCTGAACGGGAAGACGTTCGCCGACCGTGCGGCGCTGACCACGTTCGCCAAGGGAATGAAGATCGGCGATGAAGTCACGGCGATCGTCGATCGCGACGGTCGACAAGCGACGATCATCTGGCACTTCGGCCAAATCTCGCCGTCGGCCGGCTTGCACCAGATAGCTCAAGCACGACCGATCGTCGTGCTCGGCAAGGGGCTCGAAGTGGCTCGCGTCGATCGCGGGAGCGAAGCGTATGCGGCGGGTCTTCGTGCGGGTGACAAGGTTTCCTACCTCAACGGTAAGAAGCTCGACTCCCTCACGGACGCCGCTCGCGTGCTGAGCGGCACCGCACCGGCGTCCGATCAAGTGCATCTCGTCGCCACGCGCGACGGCGATGCACGGAGCATCTTGTGGAAAGTTCGGCAGCCCGCCCAATAA